The following coding sequences are from one Arachis hypogaea cultivar Tifrunner chromosome 7, arahy.Tifrunner.gnm2.J5K5, whole genome shotgun sequence window:
- the LOC112701022 gene encoding uncharacterized protein, whose protein sequence is MDDREKVLLGGHGHYIAVKPWTPDFKPCEDTIRETMIWIRISDLSIWYYQDKVMMRIASAVGRPVKVDLATKLAEREKFARACMQINLGLPVVRSVIVDEFEYKVEYECLHLICDKCNCFGHPATDCRMTPIESERVDRKKTSVTETAARVVQPQEASKEKIFEFGCNPKESVIVAEIGEELDDMLHAKEVGSQHLENEAGWTKVSGKRREKLSQSNKVQQTSKDKVPVRSNQKLDQNRDFGLRMKGAESGVKTGSVSGSKARMASSKQQGVKGKAVSVAVPTFTAIIKKRTQEVAPFFFAEFVIDSGLPWRHQQAANQRIGRVVSGGTQTNWATTGQGQASYQGVGIVEANGHSGGIWVLCSNSNISVRVFDVVDQCISFKITMGNTSSYCSTGTFNDVLLQSEVRGGQFRLARAEQFAKILEDCGLFDMGAIGRKFTWYRKVNGGVQVAKKLDRAVIIQDWRLIFSEAYTEVLAHLHSDHCPLFTRWKMAERATKGHRPFRF, encoded by the exons ATGGACGATCGAGAGAAGGTTTTACTAGGGGGCCACGGTCACTATATTGCGGTCAAGCCATGGACACCGGATTTTAAACCTTGTGAGGACACTATCAGGGAGACTATGATTTGGATTCGAATCTCTGATTTGAGCATATGGTACTATCAGGATAAAGTCATGATGAGAATTGCTTCTGCTGTGGGGAGACCAGTCAAGGTGGATTTGGCTACTAAGTTGGCGGAGAGGGAAAAATTTGCTCGGGCTTGCATGCAAATTAATCTTGGTTTGCCGGTGGTCCGTAGTGTGATTGTCGATGAGTTTGAATATAAGGTGGAGTATGAATGCTTACACCTTATTTGTGACAAGTGCAATTGTTTCGGGCATCCAGCAACTGACTGCAGAATGACCCCAATAGAGTCGGAAAGGGTGGATCGAAAGAAAACATCAGTGACCGAGACGGCAGCCCGGGTGGTGCAGCCACAGGAAGcctcaaaagaaaaaatttttgaatttggatgCAATCCCAAAGAGTCAGTGATAGTTGCAGAAATTGGGGAGGAATTAGATGATATGTTGCATGCGAAAGAAGTGGGGTCCCAGCATTTGGAAAATGAGGCTGGCTGGACCAAAGTCAGCggtaaaagaagagaaaaattgaGCCAATCAAATAAAGTCCAACAAACCTCTAAAGACAAAGTGCCCGTGCGCTCAAATCAGAAATTGGACCAGAATCGTGACTTTGGGCTACGTATGAAAGGAGCCGAATCAGGGGTGAAGACCGGGTCGGTTAGCGGATCTAAGGCACGCATGGCATCTTCCAAACAGCAAGGGGTGAAGGGCAAAGCTGTCTCCGTTGCGGTGCCGACTTTCACTGCCATTATCAAAAAACGGACACAAGAGGTTGCGCCCTTCTTCTTTGCAGAATTCGTCATCGACTCCGGACTGCCTTGGCGACACCAGCAAGCAGCAAATCAGCGAATTGGAAGGGTTGTCAGTGGAGGGACACAGACAAACTGGGCAACAACCGGACAAGGACAAGCAA GTTACCAGGGTGTTGGTATTGTTGAGGCTAATGGTCATAGTGGGGGTATCTGGGTTCTATGTTCTAATTCAAATATTTCTGTGAGAGTATTTGATGTAGTTGATCAATGTATCAGTTTTAAAATCACTATGGGCAATACATCTAGTTACTGCAGTACG GGGACTTTTAATGATGTTCTATTGCAGAGTGAAGTTAGAGGGGGGCAGTTTAGACTTGCCAGAGCAGAACAATTTGCGAAAATATTGGAGGATTGTGGGCTGTTTGATATGGGGGCTATTGGGAGAAAATTCACTTGGTACAGGAAGGTGAATGGTGGGGTGCAGGTGGCTAAGAAGCTTGATAGAGCAGTCATCATCCAGGACTGGCGACTAATATTTTCGGAGGCTTATACTGAGGTGCTGGCGCACCTTCACTCTGATCATTGCCCGTTGTTCACTAGGTGGAAGATGGCAGAGAGGGCTACCAAGGGCCATCGTCCGTTCAGATTCTAG
- the LOC112702143 gene encoding probable complex I intermediate-associated protein 30, whose product MARLRRLWEASVTATKRALSGNLDEMMPPPERFIFNFGSKKELSKWHLYSDSEFGGLSSASLEIADSEHGVATGIFSGNLSLDVTEGAKWSIARGGFCGMRSKKFGGFIDLESYDTIAMKLRGDGRCYISTIYTENWVNSPAQMEDNSWQAFVYVPKGNWYVLKIPLARYLPTWRGNVIDAEIEMNPSRVLGMSLSVNAEGGAGIEGTISGPGDFRVELEWIKALRTQ is encoded by the exons atggcgaGATTGCGAAGACTGTGGGAAGCTTCGGTCACTGCAACTAAGCGAG CGTTGTCTGGTAATTTGGATGAAATGATGCCTCCGCCGGAGAGATTCATCTTCAATTTCGGCTCCAAGAAGGAGTTATCCAAGTGGCATTTGTACTCTGATTCTGAATTCGGAG GGTTGTCATCTGCTTCTCTCGAGATAGCTGATTCTGAACATGGAGTAGCTACTGGGATCTTCTCTGGTAACCTTTCTTTGGATGTCACTGAGGGTGCTAAATGGAGCATTGCTCGTGGCGGTTTCTGTGGAATGCGCTCCAAAAAG TTTGGTGGCTTCATTGATTTGGAATCATATGATACTATTGCAATGAAACTTAGAGGGGATGGCAGATGTTATATATCTACT ATTTACACGGAGAATTGGGTCAATTCACCTGCACAGATGGAAGATAACTCATGGCAAGCTTTTGTTTATGTGCCCAAAGGCAATTGGTATGTTTTAAAG ATTCCTCTAGCTCGGTATTTACCGACTTGGAGAGGCAATGTTATAGATGCGGAAATTGAGATGAATCCGTCTCGTGTTCTTGGCATGTCTTTGTCTGTCAATGCTGAGGGTGGTGCTGGTATAGAAGGCACTATATCTGGACCAGGTGATTTCAGAGTTGAACTTGAATGGATTAAGGCCTTGAGAACACAATGA